Within Dysosmobacter sp. Marseille-Q4140, the genomic segment CAGGGAGAAGTCCTGGAGATCGTAGAAATTGATGCCGTCGGACACGGCCTCCTCGGTGGCGTACAGCCGGGTCAGCTCCAGGGTGTACTTGCGCTGGCCCTCGATGGTGGCCACCGGCTCACTCTCGCCGAAGGCCTCCACGCTCTGGCTGGACTTGCTGGCCTTGGCGGTGTAGCTCTGCACCACCGCGATCTTCCGCCCGTCCAGCTCCAGATAGATGTCCGAACTGGTGGGGAATCCCTTTGTATCCATGCTCCGCTCCTTTCTCTTCGGGCCGGGCCGGAGGTCATCCGGCCCGGCCCCCGGTCCGTCAGATGGTGATGTGGACCGTCAGGTAGATCTGATTGAGGCCGTGGGCCACCGCAAAGGTGAACTCCACCAGACACACGGACGGATCGTCCGCGGAGGCGCTGACCGTCACCTCACCGTAGCTGTCGATGATCTCCGCCGCCAGCTTCTTCTCCAGCTCCACCACGGTCTGGGACCGGATGGCGCTGCGGGTCTGGGCAGTGTTCTTGGTGCGGGAGAACTTGCTGCGCAGGCTCTGCCGTACCGCCGGGATCACATCGTCCACGATCAGAATGGTGGTCAGCTCCCGCCAGGTGGTGTCCGCCGCGCCGCCGGTGGTGGTGCGGGTGGTGATACCCCGCACCGGGGACACGACTCCCGCCACGCACTCCAGAGGCGTCACACCGCCCCGGACCAGCAGGTCGATGTCATTGTCGCTGTAATCCTCGCAGACCCCGCCGAGGCCCGCGATCTCCGCCCCGTTCAGCGGCACCGCCGGGTCCCGCCCACAGGCCACCACACCGGCCAGGGCCCCGGCGGAAAACACGCCCGGCAGCTGCTCACCGGTGCTGCTGAGGGCATCGGGCCCCACCAGCACCATCCGCTCGCTGTTGAGGGCCGCGGCCCGCTCCACCAGTTCCGCAGCCGTGTCGCCGTTGCCGCCCACCAGGGCGATCCGTTCCCGGCGTGTGGAGGACGCCTCCTCCACCGCAGTCCGCAGGGCCTGCTGCACCTCCAGCTCGGCGCTGTCGCATACCAGGATCTGGGCCTCCTCCCGGCCCAGCGCCTGGAAGGCCGCCTCGTAGTCCGCCGTGCCTGCGGCGTCGTCCACCCGGACCGCCAGCACCGTAGCCGCACCGTTGGCAA encodes:
- a CDS encoding phage tail sheath subtilisin-like domain-containing protein, which gives rise to MSEIIHERPGVYSSYDASAVVSGGRAVRTVGVAARAVRGDVGKVVTVTGYTAGVAVFGEDAAQSPGMSTLLRLLFANGAATVLAVRVDDAAGTADYEAAFQALGREEAQILVCDSAELEVQQALRTAVEEASSTRRERIALVGGNGDTAAELVERAAALNSERMVLVGPDALSSTGEQLPGVFSAGALAGVVACGRDPAVPLNGAEIAGLGGVCEDYSDNDIDLLVRGGVTPLECVAGVVSPVRGITTRTTTGGAADTTWRELTTILIVDDVIPAVRQSLRSKFSRTKNTAQTRSAIRSQTVVELEKKLAAEIIDSYGEVTVSASADDPSVCLVEFTFAVAHGLNQIYLTVHITI